One part of the Bradyrhizobium sp. CB1650 genome encodes these proteins:
- a CDS encoding GYD domain-containing protein: MATFILTIDWTDQGIRNVKDAPKRSEAAKALAKKVGVEIKDIYLTSGAHDLLVLAEAPLGDHITKFALALGSLGNVRTSTSRAWTEAEWTKLISELP, from the coding sequence ATGGCGACATTCATACTCACCATCGACTGGACGGACCAGGGAATTCGGAATGTCAAGGATGCTCCCAAGCGCAGCGAAGCGGCGAAAGCGCTTGCCAAGAAAGTCGGGGTCGAGATCAAGGATATCTATCTCACCTCCGGCGCACATGACCTTCTCGTCCTCGCCGAAGCACCGCTCGGCGACCACATCACGAAATTCGCGCTTGCGCTCGGCTCCCTCGGCAATGTCCGAACCAGCACCTCACGCGCCTGGACCGAGGCCGAGTGGACCAAGCTGATATCCGAACTCCCGTAA